From Bacillus basilensis, a single genomic window includes:
- a CDS encoding ABC transporter permease, with protein sequence MKYFYRWEGVLIVLLLVEFIFFSFINSDFLNVSNLLFSTNDFLFIAIAAISMTFVIVTGGIDVSVGSIMGLTSILIGVLWMNGIPILFAVILALIFSCLAGGLNGLIIKMTDVEPLVVTLGTMFLYGGIALVISGGAGASGYEGISGLPGDFVQLANGSFIGIPNLLWLLIVLTMLFTTLFHRTIYGRHVKLTGANENAAKYTGIKTKKVVIIAYILSGLGGGLGGTFLTAYFGSARADIGSETILPIITAVVLGGTLITGGKGSIIGTVLASIFIGLMQYGLQMTGLTNEQSNVVIGIILILSVIMRHFKLHQFTLGKRKNLHKGEMS encoded by the coding sequence ATGAAGTATTTTTACAGATGGGAAGGTGTTCTAATCGTATTACTTCTAGTAGAATTCATTTTCTTTAGTTTTATAAATAGTGATTTCTTAAACGTTAGTAATCTCCTTTTTAGTACAAATGATTTTCTGTTTATAGCAATCGCAGCAATTTCAATGACTTTCGTTATTGTAACAGGAGGAATTGACGTATCGGTTGGCTCAATAATGGGGCTAACTTCGATTTTGATCGGTGTACTTTGGATGAACGGGATACCTATTTTGTTTGCTGTTATACTTGCTCTTATATTCAGTTGTTTAGCAGGCGGTTTAAACGGACTCATTATAAAAATGACGGATGTAGAACCACTCGTCGTTACACTCGGAACGATGTTTTTATACGGCGGGATTGCACTCGTCATTTCAGGAGGGGCAGGCGCTTCCGGATACGAAGGGATAAGTGGTTTACCTGGGGATTTTGTACAACTGGCAAATGGTAGTTTTATAGGAATACCTAATTTATTATGGCTACTTATCGTATTAACAATGCTATTTACTACATTGTTTCACCGAACAATATATGGGCGCCACGTAAAATTAACGGGGGCGAATGAAAATGCAGCGAAATATACCGGGATTAAAACGAAGAAAGTAGTGATTATCGCTTATATACTTTCTGGGTTAGGAGGTGGATTAGGGGGAACGTTCTTAACTGCCTATTTCGGTTCCGCACGTGCTGATATTGGAAGTGAAACAATTTTACCAATCATTACAGCAGTCGTATTAGGCGGGACACTTATTACAGGGGGAAAAGGAAGCATTATCGGTACTGTACTGGCGAGTATTTTTATTGGGCTCATGCAGTATGGCTTGCAAATGACGGGTTTAACAAATGAACAATCCAACGTAGTAATTGGTATTATTCTTATTCTTTCAGTTATTATGAGACATTTCAAATTACATCAATTCACACTGGGGAAAAGAAAGAACTTGCATAAGGGGGAAATGTCATGA
- a CDS encoding sugar ABC transporter permease, which yields MKRMLKMHETSIILLLLIYIAIVGMINPSFIQFNSLSLMMKSSVILVVLAIGQSFVLFTKNIDVSVGSIMGLSAAVCGMMLTNGYSASMSIFAAITLGAIIGFVNGIGVAKFRVPAIIMTLGMLGIIRGAMLIFTGGKWIEDIPNDFKQLSSIVILGLPITVWFVLIILLLLYFFLMKVPYGRYFYAVGDNEDGARLIGIPVNKVKIYAFIISGISAALAGCIFVMNIGFVPNQTGTGIELQVIAAAVLGGIHLKGGTGSIFGAALGALFLEAISSSLVFLKIPAFWNNAISGFLLLLIIILDSVMKKWKAERRMNL from the coding sequence ATGAAACGTATGTTAAAAATGCATGAAACGTCTATCATACTGTTACTACTAATTTATATAGCTATTGTCGGAATGATAAACCCTAGTTTTATTCAATTTAACTCGTTATCTTTAATGATGAAATCAAGTGTTATTTTAGTCGTGCTAGCAATTGGTCAATCTTTCGTCTTATTTACGAAAAATATAGACGTATCAGTTGGCTCGATTATGGGGTTAAGTGCAGCAGTTTGCGGGATGATGTTAACGAATGGGTATAGTGCATCCATGTCTATATTTGCTGCTATTACACTTGGCGCCATTATCGGTTTCGTAAATGGTATTGGAGTTGCGAAGTTTCGAGTACCAGCTATTATTATGACATTAGGCATGTTAGGAATTATTAGAGGTGCGATGTTAATTTTCACAGGCGGGAAGTGGATTGAAGATATTCCAAACGATTTTAAGCAGCTGTCATCTATCGTCATTCTTGGCTTGCCGATAACTGTATGGTTTGTTCTTATTATTTTACTACTACTATATTTCTTTTTAATGAAAGTACCATACGGAAGATATTTCTATGCAGTAGGTGATAATGAAGATGGTGCGAGACTTATTGGGATACCAGTAAATAAGGTGAAGATATATGCGTTTATTATATCGGGCATAAGTGCTGCACTCGCTGGTTGTATATTTGTTATGAATATTGGGTTCGTTCCGAATCAAACAGGCACCGGAATAGAACTACAGGTTATCGCAGCTGCTGTACTAGGGGGAATTCATTTAAAAGGAGGAACGGGTTCTATATTTGGAGCTGCATTAGGAGCGTTATTTTTAGAGGCGATAAGTAGTTCACTCGTCTTTTTAAAAATACCAGCATTTTGGAATAATGCTATTTCAGGTTTTTTACTACTACTTATTATCATATTGGATAGTGTAATGAAAAAGTGGAAAGCAGAAAGGAGAATGAATCTATGA
- a CDS encoding sugar ABC transporter ATP-binding protein — protein MENAPLLQVKKMSKAFSNQLVLKEVNIQVERGDIYALVGGNGAGKSTLTKILTGLYSYDDGEMYVKGTKQQFSNPSEAHRKGIYLIPQEPLIFPHMTIEENICIGLKEKKKKLRVQIQQLISILGWGIDLNELGGSLSIAQQQLVEIVRGLIREAEILILDEPTSTLTTHEIKSLFVLMKRLQEKGIGMIYITHRFPEIFEIANKVAILRDGMIVSQGNVCDYTYDMLMGGLLPKGYKQEEKRDIVQETKGTKKILEVIDVTSHAFENISFTVHAGEIVGIAGIIGSGRTELAEVILGLKTIKSGSILLEGKSIDICSLHKRLREGLVYVPEDRARNGIFSIASVKENIAAASLQQNNRFFINQEKESALVNSFIEQFRIIAPNMNEELASLSGGNQQKVVLAKYLACNPKIIILDEPTRGIDAKARLEVYETIEKMKREGLAIILISSDVEEIVQLANRVYVMRNGKFISHLEKGQMSVDEVTRLAYGGVTE, from the coding sequence GTGGAGAACGCACCTTTATTACAAGTGAAAAAAATGAGTAAGGCGTTTTCAAATCAACTTGTATTAAAAGAAGTGAACATTCAAGTAGAGCGCGGAGATATATATGCTTTAGTTGGAGGGAATGGTGCCGGGAAATCAACATTAACGAAAATATTAACGGGGTTATATTCGTATGATGATGGAGAAATGTATGTAAAAGGAACGAAGCAACAGTTTTCAAATCCGTCAGAAGCACACCGAAAAGGTATTTATTTAATACCGCAAGAACCGCTCATTTTTCCGCATATGACTATTGAAGAAAATATATGTATCGGGTTAAAAGAAAAGAAAAAGAAATTAAGAGTACAGATTCAGCAATTGATTAGCATCCTAGGATGGGGTATTGACCTTAATGAACTAGGAGGATCATTATCGATTGCGCAGCAACAGTTAGTAGAAATCGTTAGAGGATTAATAAGAGAAGCCGAGATTCTTATTCTAGATGAGCCAACATCGACATTAACAACTCACGAAATAAAGAGTCTTTTTGTGTTGATGAAAAGATTACAAGAAAAAGGAATTGGGATGATTTATATTACGCATCGCTTTCCAGAAATCTTTGAAATTGCCAACAAAGTAGCCATATTACGTGATGGAATGATTGTAAGCCAAGGTAATGTATGTGACTATACATATGACATGCTAATGGGGGGATTATTACCAAAAGGGTATAAACAAGAAGAGAAAAGAGATATAGTGCAAGAGACAAAAGGAACGAAGAAAATATTAGAAGTAATTGATGTAACGAGCCACGCATTCGAAAATATATCATTCACTGTACATGCGGGTGAGATTGTAGGTATTGCTGGCATTATAGGATCAGGTAGAACTGAATTAGCAGAAGTGATTCTTGGATTGAAAACTATAAAATCAGGTTCTATTTTATTAGAAGGAAAATCAATTGATATATGCTCTTTACATAAAAGGCTACGTGAAGGGCTAGTTTACGTGCCAGAGGATAGAGCGAGGAATGGAATTTTCTCAATTGCTTCTGTTAAAGAAAATATTGCAGCAGCAAGTTTACAGCAAAATAATCGCTTTTTTATAAATCAAGAAAAAGAAAGCGCTTTAGTTAATTCGTTTATAGAACAGTTCCGAATTATTGCACCGAATATGAATGAAGAACTCGCATCTTTATCGGGAGGGAATCAGCAAAAAGTCGTGCTTGCAAAATATCTTGCGTGTAATCCGAAAATTATTATTCTTGATGAACCGACTCGCGGAATTGATGCGAAAGCAAGGCTTGAAGTGTATGAGACGATAGAAAAAATGAAGAGGGAAGGACTCGCAATAATATTAATCTCTTCAGATGTTGAGGAAATTGTTCAATTGGCAAATCGTGTATATGTAATGCGAAACGGAAAATTTATTTCTCATTTGGAAAAAGGACAAATGAGTGTAGATGAAGTTACACGCCTTGCATACGGAGGTGTAACGGAATGA
- a CDS encoding sugar-binding transcriptional regulator translates to MKGMKSMTQLNFEENLLTKVAWYYYKDQLTQQEIASLLHISRNKVVRLLDKARSEGIVTFHVKGTGLHCLSIERDLIKKFHLKDAFIIPTPIDNYATSLGKAAAQYLETQLQQGDLLGIGWGETISKMLENIHFESSINLSIVTLTGGVNHYLPRKQNYLHYMQGDLHIIPTPFLASTTEMAQSILSEPSVKDMLHVASLAHTAVVGIGGLSQDATIVKEEKLTLREMTYIRSQNGAGDILGQFYNTNGDLLKLPHHNRLIGTPLSILRKMKHVVGVAGGIQKINAIYGALKGKFIHTLITDEDTAISLLRKDGDS, encoded by the coding sequence TTGAAAGGGATGAAGAGTATGACACAGCTGAACTTTGAAGAGAATTTATTAACAAAAGTAGCTTGGTACTATTATAAAGACCAATTAACACAACAGGAGATCGCTTCACTTCTTCATATTTCAAGAAATAAAGTCGTCCGGTTATTAGATAAGGCGCGAAGTGAAGGCATCGTTACATTTCATGTAAAAGGGACTGGTTTACACTGTTTGAGCATTGAACGTGACTTAATAAAAAAATTCCACTTAAAAGATGCATTCATTATCCCTACTCCAATAGACAATTATGCTACTTCCCTCGGCAAAGCTGCTGCACAGTATTTAGAAACTCAGCTCCAACAAGGCGATCTACTCGGCATAGGCTGGGGCGAAACAATTAGCAAAATGCTAGAAAACATTCATTTTGAAAGCTCTATTAACCTTTCAATCGTAACGCTAACAGGTGGAGTAAATCACTATCTCCCTAGAAAACAAAACTATTTACACTACATGCAAGGCGATCTTCACATTATTCCTACGCCGTTTCTAGCGTCTACAACCGAAATGGCACAAAGTATTCTATCAGAACCGAGTGTAAAAGATATGCTTCATGTCGCTTCACTTGCCCATACGGCTGTTGTCGGTATTGGAGGACTATCTCAAGATGCAACTATTGTAAAAGAAGAAAAATTAACGTTACGGGAAATGACATATATTCGTAGTCAAAACGGGGCGGGCGATATTTTAGGACAGTTTTATAATACAAATGGTGATTTATTAAAGCTTCCGCATCACAATCGCCTAATCGGCACACCACTCTCTATTCTGCGTAAAATGAAACATGTCGTTGGTGTCGCTGGAGGCATTCAAAAGATAAACGCCATTTATGGGGCTTTAAAAGGGAAATTTATTCATACATTAATTACCGATGAAGATACTGCGATCTCTTTATTACGAAAGGACGGTGATTCTTAA
- the lsrK gene encoding autoinducer-2 kinase has translation MSTLLAFDAGTGSIRAVLFDLHGNQIAVSQKEWIHKSDPRYPGSMNFDVIENWQLVQQCTKEVLQKSNTPASSILAISATSMREGFVLYDQDGQEIWACANVDGRASAEVSELKEIRTHLEEDLYTKSGQTFSLGALPRLLWIKKHQPDVYNNIHSFTMLNDWILYKLSGVLQIDASNGCTSGIFDLQNRVWDNDIAKECDIILPFSPKVNEAGTVIGNVTKDCAVLTGLHEGIPIVAGGGDAQMASLGTGVVKPNQTLICGGSFWQQEMNVTEPIPDPHVAIRVNCHVVPNLWQYETIAFFPGLVMRWFRDAFCQEEKKLADKLGVDAYELLEEQANDVPVGSYGIIPTFSNVMNYISWRHAAPSFLNLSLDADKCGKKELFRAIEENAAFVTLGNLKLIENLTGTFPSEVVFAGGAAKGKLWPQILSDVLGIPVKVPVVKEAAALGTAIAAGVGAGIYNSMEETAEQFIQWEHTFEPITENHELYKEFYETWKTVYDSQLALADKGLTTHMWIAPGAL, from the coding sequence ATGTCTACTTTATTAGCTTTCGATGCTGGTACAGGAAGCATTCGAGCAGTTCTTTTTGATTTACATGGTAATCAAATTGCAGTAAGTCAAAAAGAATGGATTCATAAATCTGACCCTCGTTACCCAGGTTCTATGAATTTTGATGTAATAGAAAACTGGCAGCTTGTACAACAGTGCACGAAAGAAGTTCTACAAAAAAGTAATACTCCTGCCTCTTCTATTCTTGCTATTAGCGCGACAAGTATGCGAGAAGGATTTGTTTTATACGATCAAGATGGGCAAGAAATATGGGCTTGTGCAAATGTTGATGGACGCGCATCTGCCGAGGTTAGTGAACTAAAAGAAATCCGGACACATCTCGAAGAAGATTTATATACAAAATCTGGTCAAACTTTTTCATTAGGTGCTTTACCTCGCCTACTTTGGATTAAAAAACATCAACCAGACGTCTATAATAATATTCACTCTTTTACAATGTTAAACGATTGGATTTTATATAAATTAAGCGGTGTACTGCAAATCGATGCCTCAAACGGATGCACGTCTGGTATTTTTGATTTACAAAATAGAGTGTGGGATAACGATATCGCTAAAGAATGCGATATCATATTGCCTTTTTCTCCAAAAGTAAATGAAGCTGGCACTGTGATTGGTAATGTTACAAAAGATTGTGCAGTATTAACCGGATTACATGAAGGAATCCCTATCGTCGCCGGGGGCGGAGATGCTCAAATGGCATCACTCGGAACGGGAGTCGTGAAGCCTAATCAAACATTAATATGCGGAGGTAGTTTTTGGCAACAAGAGATGAATGTTACAGAGCCGATACCAGATCCACATGTTGCGATTCGGGTAAATTGTCACGTCGTTCCGAACCTATGGCAATATGAAACGATTGCCTTTTTCCCAGGACTTGTTATGCGCTGGTTTAGAGACGCTTTTTGCCAAGAGGAAAAGAAACTTGCTGACAAACTTGGTGTAGATGCTTATGAATTATTAGAAGAACAAGCGAATGATGTACCTGTCGGCTCATATGGCATTATCCCTACTTTTTCAAACGTAATGAACTACATTTCTTGGCGTCATGCCGCACCTTCCTTTTTAAATTTAAGTTTAGACGCTGACAAATGTGGAAAAAAAGAACTGTTCCGTGCTATTGAAGAAAATGCCGCCTTTGTTACACTTGGCAACTTAAAATTAATAGAAAATCTCACAGGGACATTCCCTTCTGAAGTCGTTTTTGCTGGGGGTGCCGCTAAAGGGAAACTATGGCCACAAATTCTATCAGACGTACTCGGTATCCCTGTAAAAGTACCAGTTGTGAAAGAAGCAGCTGCTTTAGGAACTGCGATTGCTGCTGGAGTTGGTGCTGGAATATATAATTCAATGGAAGAAACCGCTGAACAGTTTATACAGTGGGAGCACACATTCGAGCCAATTACTGAAAATCACGAATTATATAAGGAGTTCTATGAAACATGGAAAACTGTGTATGACAGTCAGCTCGCTTTAGCTGATAAAGGACTTACTACTCATATGTGGATTGCACCTGGTGCACTGTAA
- a CDS encoding cupin domain-containing protein, with product MLKANENDFSYRFGDNGPKYLIQGPNIDLGLVVIQPGQEFQNHYHTTCEEVFYALEGEIDFYVNNERVPIKQGDVLQVRPHESHYLINHSDKPFKAVFIKSPHLPNKDTVQTENPTLTKE from the coding sequence ATGTTAAAAGCGAATGAAAATGATTTCTCCTATCGCTTCGGTGATAACGGGCCGAAATATTTAATACAAGGGCCGAATATTGATCTTGGCCTTGTTGTTATTCAGCCTGGGCAAGAGTTTCAAAATCACTATCATACGACGTGCGAAGAAGTCTTTTATGCATTAGAAGGTGAAATAGATTTCTATGTAAATAACGAAAGAGTTCCGATTAAACAGGGTGATGTCCTGCAAGTTCGCCCTCATGAATCTCACTATCTGATTAACCATTCTGACAAACCTTTTAAAGCTGTTTTTATAAAGTCACCACATTTACCAAATAAAGATACGGTTCAAACGGAAAATCCAACATTAACGAAGGAGTGA
- the lsrF gene encoding 3-hydroxy-5-phosphonooxypentane-2,4-dione thiolase, with protein MTWGFKNRLNTILPDGRAVMLAIDHGYFLGPIHGLEQPLETVKNLLPYTDSLFLTRGVLSSCIPENCRTPMVMRVSGGATVVGKDLANETIVTPVKEAVKQNAIGVGVSVFVGSDYETQTVTNLANVVSEAHDYGLPVLGITAVAKELQKREARFLALASRVCVEMGADIIKTYYCEGFEKITSTCPAPVVIAGGPKLDSIEDALNITYNALQEGAIGVDMGRNIWQSEHPAAMIQAIHGIVKNGLNVKEALELYDDVKN; from the coding sequence ATGACTTGGGGATTTAAAAATCGATTAAATACTATTTTACCTGATGGCAGAGCGGTTATGTTAGCGATAGATCACGGCTACTTTTTAGGACCAATTCACGGGCTTGAACAGCCACTTGAGACCGTCAAAAACTTACTTCCTTATACAGATTCCCTCTTTTTAACGCGAGGTGTACTTAGCTCCTGTATTCCTGAAAACTGCCGCACACCGATGGTTATGCGTGTATCAGGCGGCGCGACTGTCGTCGGTAAAGATTTAGCGAATGAAACAATTGTTACCCCTGTAAAAGAAGCAGTGAAACAAAATGCAATTGGCGTCGGCGTTTCTGTTTTCGTGGGATCAGACTATGAAACACAAACAGTTACAAATCTCGCAAATGTAGTTTCAGAAGCTCACGATTATGGTCTGCCAGTACTCGGCATTACCGCAGTTGCAAAAGAACTACAAAAACGAGAAGCGCGCTTTCTTGCACTCGCTTCCCGTGTATGCGTTGAAATGGGTGCTGACATTATTAAAACGTACTACTGCGAAGGATTCGAAAAAATCACAAGCACTTGCCCTGCCCCAGTCGTAATCGCTGGTGGACCAAAACTAGATTCCATTGAAGACGCATTAAACATTACGTACAACGCACTGCAAGAAGGCGCAATCGGGGTAGATATGGGCCGAAACATATGGCAATCTGAACATCCTGCTGCGATGATTCAAGCGATTCATGGTATTGTGAAGAATGGATTGAATGTGAAAGAGGCGCTGGAATTATATGATGATGTAAAAAACTAA
- a CDS encoding GNAT family N-acetyltransferase has translation MTSVFKDMAFQLRTERLDLNMWEESDAVWLRELIGERGVEMPTVESVRNDLIEKRKKAAENGISLLTIRRRDEGDFIGYCGLIIGRSTLEEPEIAYELFRSAHRMGYATEAASAVLEAAIATGRQRLWSTVGAWNTASFRVLEKIGFKRHHSTFGERGEIVWNVRDL, from the coding sequence ATGACATCTGTATTTAAAGATATGGCGTTCCAGCTGAGAACGGAACGACTCGACCTGAATATGTGGGAGGAATCCGATGCAGTCTGGCTTAGAGAACTAATTGGTGAACGTGGAGTGGAAATGCCAACCGTTGAATCTGTTCGTAACGATCTTATTGAGAAGCGCAAGAAAGCAGCTGAAAATGGTATTTCTCTTCTCACTATTCGTAGACGAGACGAAGGCGATTTCATCGGTTACTGTGGCTTAATTATCGGTCGTTCTACGCTTGAAGAGCCGGAGATTGCATACGAGTTGTTCCGCAGTGCTCATCGCATGGGATATGCGACAGAGGCAGCATCAGCGGTGCTAGAGGCTGCGATTGCTACGGGACGCCAAAGACTTTGGTCAACTGTAGGTGCTTGGAATACTGCATCTTTCCGGGTATTAGAGAAGATAGGATTTAAGCGGCATCACAGTACGTTTGGTGAACGCGGTGAGATTGTTTGGAATGTACGCGATCTGTAG
- a CDS encoding VOC family protein: MKLNHLNLCVDDLSEARHFFETFFDFQFLEQKGKALVVMSDESGFILVLSDPKAFKGNKEVTYPEAFHIGFLVDTSNEVDQAYNRLVAGGIEIDKEPYGMRGSSYGFYFSMFNGLLIEVSCLDYKDGKKAR; the protein is encoded by the coding sequence ATGAAGTTAAATCATTTGAATTTATGTGTAGATGATTTATCAGAAGCGAGACATTTCTTTGAAACATTTTTTGATTTTCAATTTTTGGAGCAAAAGGGAAAGGCACTAGTAGTGATGAGTGACGAAAGTGGATTTATACTTGTGCTGAGCGATCCAAAAGCATTTAAGGGGAATAAGGAAGTTACGTATCCAGAAGCTTTTCATATTGGTTTTTTAGTGGATACTTCAAATGAAGTTGATCAAGCATATAATCGTTTAGTAGCTGGCGGCATTGAAATAGACAAGGAACCGTATGGGATGAGAGGTAGTAGTTATGGTTTTTATTTTTCAATGTTTAATGGGTTATTAATTGAAGTGTCTTGTCTTGACTATAAAGATGGTAAGAAAGCTCGATAG
- a CDS encoding nucleotidyltransferase domain-containing protein: MLEAQIFIKHEQHKKLVKTIVAEILSIDKITGCMLIGSVARGDAYPDSDLDFYILLEDGQKKKFHSETREDILVEYKSADFNLIQVNFKNNPMELYSFLEGEILFDKSGELKKLKEIATYEFENYRVSNDKVKGISHWLHSSLIKIQSALKANDELKASYIVHTSTWTLLEGIWAVNNKPVPPAGSVLRYIQTLPNKPIHLDELLNKLFLGNTTERIPSANFLIEWVLHNMTTK, from the coding sequence ATGTTAGAAGCACAAATATTTATTAAACATGAACAACATAAAAAATTAGTGAAAACAATAGTAGCTGAAATCTTATCTATAGATAAGATAACTGGATGTATGCTCATCGGATCTGTCGCAAGAGGTGACGCATATCCTGATTCGGATTTAGATTTCTATATTCTTTTAGAAGACGGACAAAAGAAGAAATTTCATTCTGAAACGAGAGAAGATATTTTAGTTGAATATAAGAGTGCGGATTTTAATCTAATACAAGTAAACTTTAAAAACAATCCGATGGAACTATACTCATTTTTAGAAGGGGAAATTTTGTTTGATAAGAGCGGTGAGTTGAAAAAGTTAAAGGAAATAGCTACATATGAATTTGAAAACTATCGTGTTTCTAACGACAAAGTGAAAGGCATTTCTCATTGGTTGCATAGTTCGTTAATTAAAATTCAATCTGCTTTGAAAGCAAATGATGAGTTAAAGGCTTCATACATAGTTCATACGTCAACTTGGACATTGTTAGAAGGGATATGGGCTGTTAATAATAAGCCAGTACCTCCAGCTGGGTCTGTTTTAAGGTATATTCAAACGTTGCCGAATAAGCCAATTCATTTAGATGAGTTACTTAATAAACTATTTTTAGGAAATACAACAGAGCGCATCCCTTCAGCAAATTTCCTGATTGAGTGGGTTTTACACAATATGACAACTAAATAA
- the hmoA gene encoding heme-degrading monooxygenase HmoA, producing the protein MFIETKTFTVKEGTSNIVVERFTGEGIIEKFEGFIDLSVLVKKVRRGDEEVVVMIRWESEEAWKNWETSEEHLAGHRASRGKPKPDHIINVDHAVYYVKSSKAAYQQS; encoded by the coding sequence ATGTTTATTGAAACGAAAACATTTACAGTAAAAGAAGGTACATCAAATATAGTTGTAGAACGTTTTACTGGAGAAGGTATTATTGAAAAATTTGAAGGCTTTATCGATTTAAGTGTTCTAGTGAAAAAAGTAAGACGCGGCGACGAAGAAGTAGTCGTTATGATTCGCTGGGAATCTGAAGAGGCTTGGAAAAACTGGGAAACTAGTGAAGAACACTTAGCTGGACATAGAGCAAGCCGTGGTAAACCAAAACCAGATCATATTATTAATGTGGATCATGCGGTTTATTATGTGAAATCATCGAAAGCGGCTTATCAGCAGTCGTAA
- a CDS encoding MFS transporter, with the protein MKLKNVLRNRSFFFMWIGSAISELGGGFGTLCNSILVYELTESEMALSSMWLLYFIPSLILQLLSGPFIDKWSRKWIMIFSQWIRASVFLLPLVMLVSGSIEVWHIYVVQIVVGLITPLYTPASQAITPSIVRKEQLQDANAYIDGMTRLMMFLAPVLGGVVIHLIGTELTLAFVCMCLFVSGTFLLYIKENRTTQPIRKTWLEQFLHGFTYFFTKPIIVWLCIFLTFVQFGVGVTMVTNLPYIKVELSAGYAEFGYFMAGFPLGYVVGSILVGKVIYKSRRVLMLGGLFIGGLTYISLGFNHSIVIAIIIEVIAGVCIAFFNVHNTTICQQSVPNNMIGQVFSVRLFFIRSAMPLGVLLGGILSEVWGVRALYFIIGSIICVTSLIGILLPYFKFLNEAIEEKSA; encoded by the coding sequence ATGAAATTGAAAAATGTATTGAGAAATCGTTCGTTCTTTTTTATGTGGATTGGTAGTGCAATCTCAGAATTAGGAGGGGGTTTCGGAACGTTATGTAATTCAATTCTAGTATATGAGTTAACAGAATCGGAAATGGCTTTAAGTAGTATGTGGCTATTATATTTCATCCCATCACTCATACTGCAATTATTAAGTGGCCCATTTATTGATAAATGGAGTCGGAAGTGGATTATGATTTTTTCACAATGGATACGAGCGTCCGTATTCTTATTACCTTTGGTGATGCTAGTTTCAGGTAGTATAGAAGTTTGGCACATTTATGTTGTTCAAATAGTAGTGGGACTTATTACACCGCTTTATACACCTGCAAGTCAAGCAATTACACCGAGCATTGTAAGGAAAGAACAACTTCAAGATGCAAATGCGTACATTGATGGAATGACTCGCCTTATGATGTTTCTTGCGCCGGTATTAGGCGGAGTAGTCATTCATTTAATTGGAACAGAACTTACATTAGCTTTCGTATGCATGTGTCTATTTGTTAGTGGCACTTTCTTACTTTATATAAAAGAAAATAGAACAACACAACCCATTCGGAAAACGTGGCTAGAACAATTTCTTCACGGTTTTACATATTTTTTCACAAAACCAATTATCGTTTGGCTCTGTATATTTTTGACTTTCGTGCAATTTGGAGTAGGGGTAACGATGGTTACAAATCTTCCCTATATAAAAGTCGAGTTGTCCGCTGGATACGCGGAGTTTGGTTATTTTATGGCCGGATTCCCACTTGGCTATGTAGTTGGATCCATACTAGTTGGTAAAGTAATATATAAAAGCCGGCGTGTACTTATGCTTGGAGGATTGTTTATAGGGGGACTCACATACATTTCTTTAGGGTTTAATCATAGTATTGTTATAGCGATAATAATTGAAGTAATAGCAGGTGTTTGTATTGCATTTTTCAATGTTCATAACACAACGATATGCCAACAATCAGTCCCGAACAATATGATAGGACAAGTATTTTCAGTGCGATTATTTTTCATACGATCCGCTATGCCGTTAGGTGTGTTATTAGGAGGAATATTGAGTGAGGTGTGGGGAGTTAGAGCACTATACTTTATTATCGGTTCAATAATATGTGTTACTTCTTTAATAGGAATATTACTTCCGTATTTCAAATTTTTAAATGAGGCAATTGAAGAGAAATCAGCATGA